The following coding sequences lie in one Klebsiella huaxiensis genomic window:
- the fklB gene encoding FKBP-type peptidyl-prolyl cis-trans isomerase — translation MATPTFDTIEAQASYGIGLQVGQQLSESGLQGLLPEALVAGIADALEGKQPQVPVEAVHRALREIHERADAVRRERFQEMAADGEKYLDENREREGVNSTESGLQFRVLTQGEGPIPARTDHVRVHYTGKLIDGTVFDSSVARGEPAEFPVTGVIGGWIEALTLMPVGSKWELTIPHNLAYGERGAGASIPPFSTLIFEVELLDII, via the coding sequence ATGGCAACCCCGACTTTTGACACGATCGAAGCACAGGCAAGTTACGGTATCGGCTTGCAGGTTGGACAACAGCTGAGCGAATCTGGCCTACAGGGGCTGCTGCCGGAAGCGCTGGTCGCCGGTATCGCTGACGCGCTGGAAGGTAAACAACCGCAGGTTCCGGTGGAAGCCGTTCACCGTGCACTGCGTGAAATCCACGAACGTGCTGACGCTGTGCGTCGCGAGCGTTTCCAGGAGATGGCCGCGGATGGCGAGAAATACCTGGATGAAAACCGCGAACGCGAAGGCGTGAACAGCACCGAATCCGGCCTGCAGTTCCGCGTTCTGACCCAGGGTGAAGGCCCGATCCCAGCCCGCACTGACCACGTTCGCGTTCATTACACCGGTAAACTGATTGACGGTACCGTCTTTGATAGCTCCGTCGCGCGCGGCGAGCCGGCTGAGTTCCCGGTAACCGGCGTTATCGGCGGCTGGATTGAAGCGCTGACCCTGATGCCGGTGGGCTCTAAATGGGAACTGACCATTCCGCACAACCTGGCCTACGGTGAGCGCGGCGCGGGAGCATCCATTCCTCCGTTCAGCACCCTGATTTTTGAAGTTGAACTGCTGGATATTATCTAA
- a CDS encoding DMT family transporter yields MISGVLYALLAGLMWGLIFVGPLLVPEYPAVLQSMGRYLALGLIALPLAWLGRARLRQLSGKDWWTALGLTMMGNLIYYVCLASAIQRTGAPVSTMIIGTLPVVLPVFANLLYSQRDGKLPWRRLFPALICIAVGLACVNIAELHQGLPDFSPWRYGSGIVLALISVVCWAWYALRNARWLRENPDKPPMMWATAQALVTLPVSLAGYLIACWWLHGQHTDFPLPFGPRPAVFITLMLAIAIFCSWVGAWCWNVASQRLPTVILGPLIVFETLAGLLYTFILRQSLPPILTFSGILLLVLGVVSAVRARPEKPALQELVSEKK; encoded by the coding sequence ATGATTAGTGGTGTGCTGTACGCCCTGCTGGCGGGATTGATGTGGGGGCTGATTTTCGTTGGCCCTTTGCTGGTGCCGGAATATCCGGCGGTATTGCAGTCGATGGGACGCTATCTGGCGCTGGGGCTAATTGCCCTGCCGCTGGCCTGGCTGGGCCGCGCGCGGCTGCGCCAGCTCTCCGGGAAAGACTGGTGGACGGCGCTGGGGCTGACCATGATGGGCAACTTAATTTATTACGTCTGCCTGGCCAGCGCGATTCAGCGCACTGGCGCGCCGGTCTCAACGATGATCATCGGTACGCTGCCCGTGGTGCTGCCGGTCTTTGCTAATCTGCTCTATAGCCAGCGCGACGGTAAGCTACCGTGGCGACGCCTGTTCCCGGCGCTGATTTGCATTGCCGTCGGCCTGGCGTGCGTCAATATCGCCGAACTGCATCAGGGACTGCCCGATTTCAGCCCCTGGCGCTACGGCTCCGGCATTGTCCTGGCGTTGATCTCGGTGGTTTGCTGGGCCTGGTACGCGCTGCGCAACGCCCGCTGGCTGCGGGAAAATCCGGATAAACCGCCGATGATGTGGGCCACCGCGCAGGCGCTGGTAACCCTGCCGGTGTCGCTGGCGGGATACCTTATCGCCTGCTGGTGGCTACACGGTCAGCATACGGACTTTCCGCTGCCCTTCGGCCCGCGCCCTGCGGTGTTTATCACCTTGATGCTGGCGATAGCCATCTTCTGCTCATGGGTCGGCGCATGGTGCTGGAACGTAGCCAGCCAGCGCTTGCCGACAGTGATCCTCGGGCCACTGATTGTCTTCGAAACCCTTGCTGGCCTGCTGTATACCTTTATTTTGCGCCAGAGTCTGCCGCCGATTCTGACCTTCAGCGGTATCCTTCTTCTGGTGCTCGGCGTGGTTTCCGCCGTTCGCGCCCGCCCGGAAAAACCTGCGTTACAAGAGCTGGTCAGCGAGAAAAAATAG
- a CDS encoding LysM-like peptidoglycan-binding domain-containing protein, which translates to MPGRFELTSTLAKIWHAPDRIRIMDPLPPMHRRGIIAGALLVIIGVLLPSEDNSGPTQASREANLDLQSQSQPQSSGNQAVPLPPITNTPPVNDADQVAPVAPEPIQDEQPDQAPQQTASQPYQEQQSTPGIEQQWRTYRIEAGKTLAQLFRDHNLPPTDVYAMAQVEGSGKPLSSLQTGQTVQIRQNANGVVTGLTIDTGGGQQVLFTRQANGSFIRAR; encoded by the coding sequence ATGCCCGGGCGTTTTGAACTGACATCTACCCTGGCGAAGATCTGGCACGCCCCGGATCGTATTCGCATCATGGATCCATTACCGCCCATGCATCGCCGGGGCATCATTGCCGGTGCCCTGCTGGTGATTATCGGCGTTCTGCTCCCCTCCGAGGATAACAGTGGCCCGACTCAGGCCAGCCGCGAGGCGAATCTCGACCTGCAATCCCAGTCACAGCCGCAGTCTTCAGGCAATCAGGCCGTTCCTCTGCCGCCGATCACCAACACGCCGCCGGTCAACGATGCCGATCAAGTTGCGCCGGTCGCGCCGGAGCCGATTCAGGATGAGCAACCGGACCAGGCACCACAGCAGACTGCATCTCAGCCGTACCAGGAGCAGCAGTCAACTCCCGGTATAGAGCAGCAATGGCGAACCTATCGTATTGAAGCAGGTAAAACCCTTGCGCAGCTGTTCCGCGACCATAACCTGCCGCCGACCGACGTTTACGCCATGGCGCAGGTAGAAGGCTCAGGTAAACCGCTGAGTTCACTGCAAACCGGGCAGACGGTTCAAATCCGCCAGAACGCCAACGGCGTAGTCACCGGGCTGACTATCGATACCGGCGGCGGCCAGCAGGTGCTGTTTACCCGCCAGGCGAACGGTAGCTTTATTCGCGCCCGATAA
- a CDS encoding TetR/AcrR family transcriptional regulator — protein sequence MYLDTSNAQSLKEKLLLSAVNEFAEYGYEGARVDNIVKAADCSKQTVYHHFGNKENLFIEVLEYIWNDIRQKEKNLDVSGLSPDKAIEKIIDFTWDYYIENPWFLKIVHSENQSKGVHYAKSTRLPEINHSHLQLMASLLDEGKRQNIFKADIDPLQVNISIAALGGYYLINQHTLGLVYHISMVSPQALEVRRRVIKETILSWLLITPGSLIGRE from the coding sequence ATGTATCTTGATACCAGCAATGCACAAAGCCTGAAAGAAAAGCTTCTTTTAAGCGCAGTCAATGAATTTGCCGAATATGGTTATGAAGGGGCCAGGGTTGATAATATTGTCAAAGCGGCAGATTGCAGTAAACAAACTGTGTATCACCACTTCGGCAATAAAGAGAATTTGTTTATCGAAGTTCTGGAATATATCTGGAACGATATTCGCCAGAAAGAGAAAAATCTCGATGTATCAGGCCTTTCCCCAGATAAGGCGATTGAGAAAATTATTGATTTTACATGGGATTACTACATCGAAAATCCCTGGTTTCTCAAGATTGTTCATAGTGAAAACCAAAGCAAAGGGGTTCATTATGCTAAATCAACGCGCCTGCCGGAAATAAACCACTCGCACCTGCAATTGATGGCTTCGCTGCTTGATGAAGGAAAGCGGCAAAATATCTTTAAGGCCGATATTGATCCTCTTCAGGTCAATATCAGTATTGCCGCCCTTGGCGGGTATTACTTAATTAACCAGCATACGTTAGGGCTGGTTTATCATATCAGCATGGTCTCGCCTCAGGCTCTGGAAGTCAGGCGTCGGGTCATCAAAGAAACCATCCTGAGCTGGCTTCTCATAACGCCTGGTTCCCTTATCGGGCGCGAATAA
- the ytfE gene encoding iron-sulfur cluster repair protein YtfE: MAFRDQPLGELALTIPRASALFRKYDMDYCCGGKQTLDRAASRKELDVAVIEAELAKLAEEPVERDWRVAPYAEIIDHIIVRYHDRHREQLPELILQATKVERVHADKPNVPKGLTKYLTMLHQELSNHMMKEEQILFPMIKQGMGTQAGGPISVMESEHDEAGELLEVIKHITHNVTPPPEACTTWKAMYNGINELIDDLMEHISLENNVLFPRALAGK; this comes from the coding sequence ATGGCTTTCCGTGACCAACCATTAGGCGAGCTGGCGCTGACGATTCCGCGCGCCTCCGCGCTGTTCCGTAAATACGATATGGACTACTGCTGCGGCGGCAAACAGACGCTGGACCGCGCGGCATCGCGCAAAGAGCTGGACGTTGCGGTAATCGAAGCTGAGCTGGCAAAACTGGCGGAAGAGCCGGTAGAGCGCGACTGGCGCGTTGCGCCCTATGCCGAAATCATCGATCACATCATTGTCCGCTACCACGACAGGCACCGCGAACAGCTGCCGGAGCTGATTTTACAGGCCACCAAAGTTGAACGCGTTCACGCCGACAAGCCTAACGTTCCGAAAGGCTTAACCAAGTACCTGACCATGCTGCACCAGGAGCTTTCCAACCATATGATGAAAGAGGAGCAGATTCTGTTCCCAATGATCAAACAGGGCATGGGAACGCAAGCTGGTGGCCCTATCAGCGTCATGGAAAGCGAGCATGATGAAGCGGGCGAGCTGCTGGAAGTGATTAAGCACATCACCCATAACGTGACGCCGCCGCCGGAAGCCTGCACCACCTGGAAGGCGATGTACAACGGCATTAACGAACTCATTGATGACCTGATGGAACACATCAGTCTGGAAAACAATGTGCTGTTCCCGCGTGCCCTCGCAGGAAAGTAA
- a CDS encoding AraC family transcriptional regulator has product MQGVPEQFNDEKDSARFRHLAQVPGVELYHAHISRYAFEPHTHEAFGIGAIEFGAERFRYRGSQHVASVNSIVTMNPDELHTGEAETADGWRYRMIYLDPEMLEEVTGVRHWWFSDVVRQDPLRSRQIGNLIYGLWHTDDPLAQQGLLLDLIDTFRPFAHHAALLPEAAHRFERVREYLHDNYMRTVTLDELAQVAALSPYHFQRQFKAHFHVTPHQMLMAIRLWRAKAFLTHGMPAADVALAAGLTDQSHLTRAFTRRYGITPVRYQKQVLPR; this is encoded by the coding sequence ATGCAAGGCGTACCAGAACAGTTCAATGATGAAAAAGACAGCGCGCGCTTTCGCCACCTGGCGCAGGTGCCCGGCGTCGAACTGTACCATGCCCATATCTCCCGCTATGCCTTTGAACCACACACCCATGAAGCCTTTGGTATTGGCGCGATAGAGTTCGGTGCCGAGCGTTTTCGCTATCGCGGCAGCCAGCACGTGGCGTCGGTCAACTCCATCGTGACCATGAACCCCGATGAACTGCATACCGGAGAGGCGGAAACCGCCGATGGCTGGCGCTATCGAATGATATATCTCGATCCGGAGATGCTGGAAGAGGTGACCGGCGTGCGCCACTGGTGGTTCAGCGACGTGGTGCGCCAGGATCCGCTGCGCTCCCGGCAAATTGGCAATTTGATCTACGGCCTGTGGCACACCGACGATCCGCTGGCGCAGCAGGGTCTGCTGCTGGATTTAATCGACACCTTCCGTCCGTTCGCCCACCACGCCGCTCTATTGCCCGAGGCTGCTCACCGCTTTGAGCGCGTACGCGAATATCTGCACGACAACTATATGCGCACAGTTACCCTGGATGAGCTGGCGCAGGTGGCGGCGCTCAGCCCGTATCATTTCCAGCGCCAGTTTAAGGCCCACTTCCACGTTACGCCGCACCAGATGCTGATGGCGATTCGCCTGTGGCGCGCCAAAGCTTTTCTCACCCACGGCATGCCCGCTGCCGATGTCGCCCTCGCCGCCGGATTAACCGACCAGTCGCACCTGACCCGCGCTTTTACCCGCCGCTACGGCATTACGCCAGTGCGTTACCAAAAGCAGGTTCTCCCGCGCTAA
- a CDS encoding SDR family oxidoreductase: protein MIAITGATGQLGQHVLENLLNTVPAGQIVAIVRNPAKAESLSQRGVVVRQGDYSDEAALTAALQNVDKLLLISSSEVGQRAVQHRNVINAAKAAGVKFIAYTSLLHADTSPLGLADEHVATEKMLADSGIAYALLRNGWYTENYLASAPPSIEHGVFIGAAGNGKIASATRADYAAAAARVIAEEGHAGKVYELAGDEAWTLSELAAELSKQSGKNVVYQNLSEADFAAALKGVGLPAGLADMLADSDVGASKGGLFDDSHTLSALIGRPTTTLVESIKGIL, encoded by the coding sequence CTGTTAAACACCGTTCCTGCCGGGCAGATTGTCGCCATTGTGCGTAATCCTGCCAAAGCCGAATCTCTGAGCCAACGAGGCGTAGTGGTTCGTCAGGGCGACTACAGCGATGAAGCCGCGCTGACCGCCGCCCTGCAGAACGTCGACAAACTGCTGCTGATCTCATCGAGCGAAGTGGGCCAGCGCGCCGTTCAGCATCGCAACGTCATTAACGCCGCCAAGGCCGCTGGCGTGAAATTTATCGCGTATACCAGCCTGTTGCACGCCGATACATCCCCGCTGGGGCTGGCAGATGAACATGTCGCCACCGAGAAAATGCTCGCTGACTCCGGCATTGCGTATGCCCTGCTGCGCAACGGCTGGTACACCGAAAACTACCTCGCCAGCGCGCCGCCATCGATTGAGCATGGCGTGTTTATCGGCGCCGCCGGTAACGGCAAAATCGCCTCCGCCACCCGCGCTGATTACGCCGCCGCGGCCGCTCGCGTTATCGCCGAAGAGGGCCATGCCGGAAAAGTGTATGAGCTGGCGGGCGATGAGGCGTGGACTCTGAGCGAACTTGCTGCGGAGCTGAGCAAACAAAGCGGTAAAAATGTCGTGTATCAAAACCTCAGTGAAGCCGACTTCGCCGCTGCGCTGAAAGGCGTCGGCCTGCCTGCTGGTCTGGCTGATATGCTGGCCGACTCTGATGTTGGCGCATCAAAAGGCGGCCTGTTTGACGACAGCCACACCCTGAGCGCACTGATTGGCCGCCCTACCACTACGCTTGTTGAGAGCATCAAAGGCATTCTGTAA
- the cycA gene encoding D-serine/D-alanine/glycine transporter produces the protein MVDQVKVAADEQAPTEQSLRRNLTNRHIQLIAIGGAIGTGLFMGSGKTISLAGPSIIFVYMIIGFMLFFVMRAMGELLLSNLEYKSFSDFAADLLGPWAGYFTGWTYWFCWVVTGMADVVAITAYAQFWFPGLSDWVASLAVILLLLGLNLATVKMFGEMEFWFAMIKIVAIVALIVVGLVMVLMHFQSPTGVEASFAHLWNDGGWFPKGISGFFAGFQIAVFAFVGIELVGTTAAETKDPEKSLPRAINSIPIRIIMFYVFALIVIMSVTPWSSVVPSKSPFVELFVLVGLPAAASLINFVVLTSAASSANSGVFSTSRMLFGLAQDGQAPKMFAKLSKRAVPAKGLTFSCMCLLGGVVMLMVNPSVIAAFTMITTVSAILFMFVWTIILCSYLAYRRKRPQLHEQSKYKMPLGKVMCWVCMAFFVFVLVLLTLEADTREALMVTPLWFVLLGAGWLFAGKKRLAK, from the coding sequence ATGGTAGATCAGGTCAAAGTCGCTGCCGATGAACAGGCGCCGACTGAACAATCGCTGCGGCGAAATCTCACTAACCGGCATATTCAGCTTATTGCTATTGGTGGTGCGATAGGCACCGGGCTGTTTATGGGCTCCGGCAAAACCATTAGCCTTGCCGGGCCGTCAATTATTTTTGTTTATATGATAATCGGCTTCATGCTGTTCTTCGTCATGCGCGCCATGGGTGAATTACTGCTGTCGAATCTCGAATATAAGTCGTTTAGCGACTTTGCTGCCGACCTGCTGGGGCCGTGGGCAGGCTATTTTACCGGCTGGACCTACTGGTTCTGCTGGGTAGTCACCGGTATGGCGGACGTGGTGGCGATCACCGCTTACGCCCAGTTCTGGTTCCCGGGGCTTTCTGATTGGGTCGCCTCGCTGGCGGTTATTCTGCTGCTGCTGGGCCTTAACCTTGCTACCGTGAAGATGTTCGGCGAGATGGAGTTCTGGTTTGCGATGATCAAGATCGTCGCCATCGTGGCGCTGATTGTCGTTGGCCTGGTGATGGTGCTGATGCACTTCCAGTCACCGACCGGCGTTGAAGCCTCTTTCGCTCATTTGTGGAATGACGGCGGCTGGTTCCCGAAAGGCATCAGCGGGTTCTTTGCTGGCTTCCAGATAGCGGTCTTCGCTTTCGTGGGTATCGAGCTGGTGGGTACCACCGCAGCGGAAACCAAAGATCCGGAAAAATCCCTGCCGCGGGCGATTAACTCGATTCCGATTCGTATCATTATGTTCTACGTTTTCGCGCTGATCGTGATTATGTCCGTGACGCCGTGGAGCTCAGTCGTGCCGTCGAAGAGCCCGTTCGTTGAGCTGTTCGTCCTGGTTGGGCTTCCAGCAGCAGCGAGCCTGATTAACTTCGTGGTGCTGACTTCTGCGGCTTCTTCAGCTAACAGCGGCGTGTTCTCAACCAGCCGTATGCTGTTCGGCCTGGCGCAGGACGGGCAGGCTCCGAAAATGTTCGCCAAGCTGTCAAAGCGTGCGGTACCGGCGAAAGGCCTGACCTTCTCCTGTATGTGCCTGCTGGGCGGCGTGGTCATGCTGATGGTCAATCCAAGCGTGATTGCAGCCTTCACCATGATTACCACGGTTTCAGCGATCCTGTTTATGTTCGTCTGGACGATTATTCTGTGCTCGTATCTGGCCTATCGCAGAAAGCGTCCGCAGTTGCATGAGCAGTCGAAATATAAGATGCCGCTGGGCAAAGTGATGTGCTGGGTGTGTATGGCATTCTTCGTCTTTGTGCTGGTGCTGCTGACTCTGGAAGCCGATACCCGCGAAGCGCTGATGGTGACCCCTCTGTGGTTTGTACTGCTGGGGGCAGGCTGGCTGTTTGCCGGTAAAAAGCGTCTGGCGAAATAA